GCTCACTAGCGCAAGAAGCTTCCCATGAACCGTTCGACGTTCAACGTTCGATGTTCGATGCGAGCGAGAAGTGCTTGGGAACCTGCCGTGCCCCTCACGGTAGGGCGAGCCTGTCCCCAGCGAGCCGAGTCGGACGTGTTCAGAGCTCGTCGAGCGGCTCGCCGGGACGGACTCGCCCTACCGAGTTCAGGGTGAGAGCGGCCTTCCTTGGCCTGCTCTTGCTGATCGCCGCGCCTCCCTCGGTACTGCTTGCGGCCGAGCCTTCGGACACCGAAGCCGCCGCGCTCGTTTCCGAACTGCTTTCGCAACGGCCACCTGAGGATTTGACGTTGACCGGCCGGTTGCGAGTCTCGAATAGCAAAGGCACGCTTTCGCGGCTGCAAGTCAAATACACCGTCAAACTGCACCCGGACCGTTGGGAGGGGACTTACGAAGCCGGTCCGGCGGGCGCGCCGCCTGCGGAGCGGCTGACCGTTGTCCACTTCCATGACTCCCCCAACCAGTATCTCCACTGGCGCGCCGCTAAACCGACCCAGCCGGCCGCAGAGCCTGCTCGCCTTTCCGGCGCCCAGGCCGCGATTCCATTCGCGGGATCAGATTTTTGGCTCTCGGATCTGGGTCTGGAATTCTTGCACTGGCCCAAACAACGATTGGCCAGGGACAAAATACGGATGCGCAACCACCGCCTTTGCCACGTTCTGGAAAGCACGAACCCCAATCCGGCGGACAAGGACTACGCGCAAGTTGTGTCGTGGATCGATCGCGAATTTGGCGGGTTGATTTACGCCGTGGCCTATGATGCCGCAGGCCGGAAGGTCAAGGTTTTCGAGTTAAGAAGCTTCACCAAAAACCAGGCCACAGGGATGCAGATGTGGAACGAGAAAACCGACACCAAGACGTACCTGGAATTGCAGCCCGGACCGAAGTGAGGGCAAGTGGAAATCGGCGATGGGCAATCGGGGATGGGTATCGGCAATTGGCTTTTCGGAAAATTGACGATTGGCGATGGCGATGCGGACTTGCGGCTCCAAAGCCGCCGCCTCGGCGAATCCGTGATTTGTCAGGCAAGCCACTCTTGTTGACCCCATTTAACGATTCAACAATTTAACGTTGTAACGTTGCAAGGCGGTAACGGCGTGGCATGGCGCTTGCCATGCTCCACAAACGCTCGTCGCCGTGACAACCCGGTGCCACCGCTGTCCAATTCTCCGTGGCATTGCCGGTCGCAAGCAAAGAATTTGTGGACACAGCAGACGGATCGCACGAAAAGGTCAAGGACCCTTGTCCGCACTCCGCACGACGGCGCGCCGTCTCGCAGTGTCCCGGTGTGGGCTTCGAGCAAATTCGGCGCGATCTACGAAGCCCATGCCCAGAGCATTTACTATCTCGCGTTGCGGCTGCTGGGTGATCCCACACAGGCCGAGGACGCCACGCACGACGTGTTCCTCAAGGCCTACCGCAAGATGAGCCAGTTTCGAGGCGATTCCGCGGTGAGGACCTGGCTTTATCGGATCGCCATCAATCATTGCCGGAACCTCCTGCAAACATGGCACCACCGCCACATGGTCAGCAACGCGGATGACGCGATCTGGGAAACGTCGTCGGTCGCAACCGACAATCCTTTGCGCGTCCTGGAGACGAAAGAACTGGGCCAGCGCATCCAGAAGACGCTCGACGCGCTGCCCGAAGAATATCGGCTGCTCCTTCTGCTGGTGGCGGACGAAAAGCTGAGTTACCAGGACGTCGCGACCCTCACGGGCCAAACCGCCGATGCCGTCCGCGGCAAACTCCATCGCGCCCGGAAAGCCTTTGCTGCGGCCTTCGCCAGGTTCGCCTGAACTCAGAATGAAACTCGAAAGCGCAGTTCAACCCGGCATGAATGCGGATCGGCTTCGTATCGGCGTATCGGCGTATCCGCGTGTCGGCGAAATTCTCGCCCGCACTCCGACACCCCGACACTCCGACACCCCGATACCTCAACTCCGCATTCAAGCGCGATCGTTCCCACGAGGCAACAAATGAAACCCGACCCATCCAAATTGCGGCAGCAAACGCGCGAGCACGCGGAGCACACGCTCCAGCAGAGCCAGCAAAAGCAAACGGCGCTGGAATTCGCGACCGCCGAAGAAATGATTCGCGAGGATGCCGCGCACACGCCAGTCCCGCCGCAGATCGCCGAACGCCTGAACGAATCGATCGCCCGCGAACCCAAGCCGGCCGTCTCCTGGTGGCGCCGCCTTTTTTCCCGAAGCCAGTGATGGCCAAAAAACGAGACCGGGCCTTCGCCCGGTCTCCTGGTTGTTTGGGGTGTTCCGTGGTTGCTTCGAGGGAGAGTATTTTGGGCCCAACAGCCGCGGAGAGCGCACCCGCCTCCGCAGCCGTCGCATACCTCATTGCTTGATGCAATAGTTCCCGACGAAACGATACCAATCCGGGCCCGGAACCGTTCGGAGTCTTCAACTCGACGAGCGAGGAGGAGTCCGAGGTATCTAGTCTTCATATCCTTCACAGAATTCGCGCAGGCAGATGGATACTCTCTGCCGCACTCGGGTTATGTTTGGATTTAGTTAGTTACCGTTCATCCTCAGACGGGCAACGACCCTTCCCGATCGCTTGATTCGGGATGGAGCCGCGCTTGCACAATCTTGGCCAGCGCGCCGGGACGATACGGCTTGGCGAGAAAGTTGACGCCTTCGATCAATTCGAGTCCTTCGGCCACGGCTTCCGGGCTGTAACCGCTAGTGTAAATCACTTTCAGAAGCGGATCCCGAATCCGGAGTCGCCGGGCCAGCTCGCGTCCCGTCATGCCGCCGGGCATCACCATGTCCGTGAGCAGCAGGTGGATTTCCGAGGCGTTCTTCTCCCAGACGTCCAGCGCTTCGCGACCAGACCCGGCGTCAAGAACCGAGTAGCCGTAATTCTGAAGGACCCGGCGCGCCAGCGACCGCAACGCCGGTTCGTCTTCCACCACCAGGATGGTCTCGCCGTTTCCTTCAAAGCCGGTTTTGGTTGGCTTTTCCGTTCCCCGCTCGCCCGCTTGTTTTCTCGTCGCCGGCAGAAGGACTTTGAAAGTGGAGCCGCGGCCGACGGCGCTCGTCACCTCGATCCAGCCCTGGTGTTGTTTGACCACGCCGTACACCGTGGCCAGACCGAGGCCGGTGCCTTTGCCCACTTCTTTCTTCGTGAAAAACGGCTCGAAGATGCGGCCCAGCGTCGCGGCGTCCATGCCGATGCCCGTGTCGCTCACGGTCAAGGCGACGTGCGGGCCGGTGGCGGCTTCGGGATGCGTGCTCACGTAAGCCGCGTCGATTTCGATCGCCTCAGTCGCCAGGGTCAACGTGCCGCCTTGCGGCATGGCATCGCGCGCATTGACCGCGAGGTTCATGATGACTTGTTCCACCATGCCGAGGTCGGCCTCGATCAGCGGCAGCGCAGGGCATTCGTGGCATTGGAGAGTCATGTGCTCGCCCAACACGCGCTGGAGCACTTTGCCGACGTTTCGCACCACCTCATTCAAATCGAGCAACACCGGCCGCATCGGTTGCCGCCGGCTGAAGGTGAGCAACTGGCGTGTCAGGTCGGCGCCGCGTTGGGCGGCGTTTCCAATCTGCGCCAGGGCTTCACGGAGGTCGGCCTGGGGGTCCGGGCTATTCTGAAGCAAGCTGGTGTAGCCCTGAATGATGGTGAGCAGGTTGTTGAAATCGTGCGCCACTCCGGCCGCCAACTGCCCGATCGACTCCAACTTCTGGATGTGCCGAAGCTGCGTCTCCAGACTCTTGCGCTCGGTGATGTCCTCGATGACGCTTTCAAAGTACAGAACTTTGCCGCCCTCGTCCCGCGCCACGTGCGAACTGATCGAGACCCGGATGATCTGGCCGTCCTTGCGATACGCCTGGATTTCGTGGCCTTTGATGAAACCTTTCTCTGCGAGCTGCCGGGTCAACACCTTCCGCCAGTTCGGGTCCACGTACAGTTGCTGGCCAATATCCGTGATCGACGCCATCAATTCTTCCGGGGACGCGTAACCCAGCATGCGGGCCAGCGCGGGATTGGCCGTGAGGAAACGGCCTTCGGGAGCCACCTGCGCGAGGCCTTCGACCGCGTTATCGAAGATGCTGTGATACCGGGCTTCGGTTTGGCGCAGCGCCTCCGCCGCCCGAATGCGTTCCAGCGCGCCGCCGCACAGATCGGCCAACGTTTGCAGCGTTTCCAAATCCTCCGCGGTATAAGCGTTTGCGGTGTAGCTTTGCACCGAGAGCAGCCCAATGACTTTGCTGGCGTTGCGAATCCGCGTGAACAGGAGGGAAGCCGACGGACGGGACGTATCCCCGAAAGGGATGGACTCCGCAGGAAAAACGAGTGGATCCGGGCGCAAAATCAATTCCGGCCCGTGTTCGAGCACGCGGCGCTGCGAGGGGGTTGCGGGGGTGCCCACGCGCACCGGCTCCACCGCCGTGCGCTGCCCGTTGACAATGTCCACGTTCAGCAAGGGAAATACTTCGTCCTTGTCCGCGTCGTACACATCGACGGTGCAAGCATCCCAGCCAAACAGCGAATCCGCCACGTCCGCGATGATGCTCGCGGCGTCCTTCGGCTGGGTGGCCAGACTGAGCCTCTGGCCCAATGCGGAGAAAGCCGCCATGCGGATTTCGCCGTTCTTGGCGGCCGTGATATCGCGGCCGACCCCCACGATTCCGACAACGTCGCCCGCCGCGTTCCGGATGGGTGAAAGCGACGTCTGAAAATATCGCGGCTTGCCTTGAGCGCGGGCCAGGGACCATTCATAAACCACGTGCTCGCCGGCCAGCGCCTTCAAATTCGCTTGCTCATGAACCGGGCCGGCGCCGGGACCCAGGACCTCGCGAGCCGTCTTGCCGAGGAAGAATTCCGGAGCCAACCCTTCCTTTTCGAGCCATTTGCCATAAACACCCGTGTGGCGCTGCTCGCGGTCGAGCGTGGAAAACGACGTCGGCCATCGCGGTGACCAGAGAGCGAAATTTGATCTCGCCCTCGCGGAGGGCTTCTTCCGCATCGAAGAATTGGGATCTCGTTAGCACTTCGAACTGCCACTTCGTTGATCGGGCCGCGGCTACGCGCGCAGCCGATCCCAAAGTGATTTAGGCTGCCGGATCAGCATTTGTTCCCCCGTCCGACCCGTCAAGAAAATCCAAGAGAATCGGCTTCACCCAGGACGCCCAGGGCATTGACAAAGTAGCGCAGAATTGAATTCTGCTGTATCGCGGATTTGCA
This genomic stretch from Verrucomicrobiota bacterium harbors:
- a CDS encoding PAS domain S-box protein; its protein translation is MRKKPSARARSNFALWSPRWPTSFSTLDREQRHTGVYGKWLEKEGLAPEFFLGKTAREVLGPGAGPVHEQANLKALAGEHVVYEWSLARAQGKPRYFQTSLSPIRNAAGDVVGIVGVGRDITAAKNGEIRMAAFSALGQRLSLATQPKDAASIIADVADSLFGWDACTVDVYDADKDEVFPLLNVDIVNGQRTAVEPVRVGTPATPSQRRVLEHGPELILRPDPLVFPAESIPFGDTSRPSASLLFTRIRNASKVIGLLSVQSYTANAYTAEDLETLQTLADLCGGALERIRAAEALRQTEARYHSIFDNAVEGLAQVAPEGRFLTANPALARMLGYASPEELMASITDIGQQLYVDPNWRKVLTRQLAEKGFIKGHEIQAYRKDGQIIRVSISSHVARDEGGKVLYFESVIEDITERKSLETQLRHIQKLESIGQLAAGVAHDFNNLLTIIQGYTSLLQNSPDPQADLREALAQIGNAAQRGADLTRQLLTFSRRQPMRPVLLDLNEVVRNVGKVLQRVLGEHMTLQCHECPALPLIEADLGMVEQVIMNLAVNARDAMPQGGTLTLATEAIEIDAAYVSTHPEAATGPHVALTVSDTGIGMDAATLGRIFEPFFTKKEVGKGTGLGLATVYGVVKQHQGWIEVTSAVGRGSTFKVLLPATRKQAGERGTEKPTKTGFEGNGETILVVEDEPALRSLARRVLQNYGYSVLDAGSGREALDVWEKNASEIHLLLTDMVMPGGMTGRELARRLRIRDPLLKVIYTSGYSPEAVAEGLELIEGVNFLAKPYRPGALAKIVQARLHPESSDREGSLPV
- a CDS encoding outer membrane lipoprotein-sorting protein; translation: ASLSPASRTGRVPHSSSGSPGRTRPTEFRVREEGSLAQEASHEPFDVQRSMFDASEKCLGTCRAPHGRASLSPASRVGRVQSSSSGSPGRTRPTEFRVRAAFLGLLLLIAAPPSVLLAAEPSDTEAAALVSELLSQRPPEDLTLTGRLRVSNSKGTLSRLQVKYTVKLHPDRWEGTYEAGPAGAPPAERLTVVHFHDSPNQYLHWRAAKPTQPAAEPARLSGAQAAIPFAGSDFWLSDLGLEFLHWPKQRLARDKIRMRNHRLCHVLESTNPNPADKDYAQVVSWIDREFGGLIYAVAYDAAGRKVKVFELRSFTKNQATGMQMWNEKTDTKTYLELQPGPK
- a CDS encoding RNA polymerase sigma factor; translation: MQQFNVVTLQGGNGVAWRLPCSTNARRRDNPVPPLSNSPWHCRSQAKNLWTQQTDRTKRSRTLVRTPHDGAPSRSVPVWASSKFGAIYEAHAQSIYYLALRLLGDPTQAEDATHDVFLKAYRKMSQFRGDSAVRTWLYRIAINHCRNLLQTWHHRHMVSNADDAIWETSSVATDNPLRVLETKELGQRIQKTLDALPEEYRLLLLLVADEKLSYQDVATLTGQTADAVRGKLHRARKAFAAAFARFA